In Candidatus Binatia bacterium, one genomic interval encodes:
- a CDS encoding extracellular solute-binding protein has protein sequence MEAAKKEGQISVYGSDTFEPFLQNAFQKKYPEIKLSFVGGRAPVVGPKLITERRAGKYLADVVLTGPGTPYRMYYKNQALDPIGPALVLPEVLDESKWWQGKHHYVDQENKYIFIYEATVQSGDLAYNTRLVKPEEIKSYWDLLQPKWRAKIVAMDPKVSGAVSRGIRFFYFSPALGPKFIARLFGETEITLARDFTQMLDWLATGKFSIGIFVGSSETAQAAGQGLPIKEFPPSHFQEGAAVSPFNGTVSLVNRAPHPNAAKLLVNWLLSREGQTAVQQHLANEGNIRESLREDISKDVIPPTHRRDAKAKYLMISRSADIDGENDAVKLASDAAAGAKKK, from the coding sequence GTGGAGGCGGCAAAGAAAGAAGGGCAGATCTCAGTTTACGGCAGCGACACGTTCGAGCCCTTCTTACAAAACGCGTTTCAGAAGAAGTATCCGGAGATCAAGCTGAGCTTCGTCGGCGGCCGGGCGCCGGTCGTCGGTCCCAAGCTGATTACCGAGCGGCGGGCGGGAAAATACCTGGCGGATGTGGTTCTTACCGGCCCGGGGACTCCTTACCGCATGTACTACAAAAATCAGGCCCTCGACCCCATCGGACCGGCCTTAGTTCTCCCGGAAGTGCTCGACGAGAGCAAATGGTGGCAAGGCAAGCATCATTACGTCGACCAGGAGAACAAGTACATCTTCATCTACGAGGCGACGGTGCAAAGCGGCGATCTCGCCTACAACACCAGGCTCGTGAAGCCGGAAGAGATCAAATCCTACTGGGATCTTCTCCAGCCCAAATGGCGCGCAAAAATCGTCGCGATGGACCCGAAGGTGAGCGGCGCGGTGAGCCGCGGCATCCGCTTTTTCTATTTCTCGCCGGCGCTCGGGCCGAAGTTTATCGCCCGGCTTTTCGGCGAAACGGAGATTACGCTGGCGCGGGATTTTACCCAGATGCTCGACTGGCTGGCGACGGGGAAATTTTCCATAGGTATCTTCGTGGGGAGCTCCGAGACCGCGCAGGCGGCGGGCCAGGGCCTGCCGATCAAGGAATTTCCGCCGAGTCATTTTCAAGAGGGCGCCGCGGTGTCGCCGTTCAACGGCACGGTGAGCCTCGTCAACCGCGCGCCGCATCCGAACGCGGCGAAGCTCCTCGTCAACTGGCTCCTTTCCCGGGAGGGGCAGACGGCCGTGCAGCAGCACCTGGCGAACGAAGGGAACATCCGCGAATCGCTCCGGGAGGACATTTCGAAGGACGTCATTCCGCCGACCCACAGACGGGACGCGAAGGCCAAGTATCTGATGATCAGCCGGTCGGCGGACATCGACGGCGAGAACGACGCCGTAAAGCTCGCGAGCGACGCGGCGGCCGGGGCCAAGAAAAAGTAG
- a CDS encoding extracellular solute-binding protein, producing the protein MIRSLVVVASLLLIQSVHAATPDFEKTVAAAKKEGKIVVAIPPVPELRQQLETVFRTKFAIELELTPAPGPRNASRIASEQKAGASYFDALVVGTGTAIPLVHDGMLEPLEPYMVLPEVKDPKNWWGGHIWEDNVKTNRFLYSFIAEVGTGGFWYNTDLAKPEELRSFDDLLNAKWKGKIGLSDPRVPGSGQSLWSFLWETKGEDYLRRLVQQNLFVSRELRQIADALAKSKLAVGIGVGYSQLEPFLKSGLPVRQVPTPAEGLPASNGFGVVGIVKNPPHPNGARLFLNWLLSRDGQDFYGKVMKASTRRLDVDTKWLLEHGSQAAKDSLTMAEYNRVRNHLEDKYLKVREPAGKFAEQILK; encoded by the coding sequence ATGATTCGGTCACTCGTAGTGGTAGCGTCACTGTTACTCATCCAGTCCGTTCACGCCGCAACCCCCGACTTTGAAAAAACCGTCGCGGCGGCGAAGAAGGAGGGAAAGATCGTCGTCGCGATTCCTCCCGTCCCGGAACTGCGGCAGCAATTGGAGACGGTGTTCCGGACCAAGTTCGCGATCGAGCTGGAGCTCACGCCGGCGCCGGGCCCGAGAAACGCGAGCCGGATCGCGTCGGAACAGAAGGCCGGCGCAAGTTACTTCGATGCCCTGGTTGTCGGCACGGGCACGGCCATTCCGCTCGTGCACGACGGGATGCTGGAGCCGCTGGAGCCCTACATGGTTCTTCCCGAGGTGAAAGACCCGAAGAACTGGTGGGGCGGCCATATATGGGAGGACAACGTCAAGACGAACCGCTTTCTGTATTCCTTCATAGCCGAGGTCGGGACGGGAGGGTTCTGGTACAACACGGATTTGGCGAAACCTGAGGAGCTGCGCTCGTTCGACGACCTGCTGAATGCAAAATGGAAAGGCAAGATCGGACTCAGCGATCCCCGCGTTCCCGGCTCGGGGCAATCGTTGTGGTCTTTTCTCTGGGAGACAAAAGGAGAGGACTATCTGAGGAGACTTGTGCAGCAGAATCTATTTGTTAGCCGCGAACTGCGCCAGATTGCCGACGCTCTCGCGAAGAGCAAACTCGCCGTCGGCATCGGCGTCGGCTATTCTCAACTGGAGCCCTTTTTGAAATCCGGCTTGCCGGTCCGGCAGGTGCCGACGCCGGCCGAGGGGTTGCCCGCGAGCAACGGCTTCGGCGTCGTCGGTATCGTCAAGAACCCGCCCCACCCCAACGGTGCCCGGCTTTTTCTCAACTGGCTCCTCAGCCGCGACGGGCAGGACTTTTACGGCAAGGTGATGAAAGCGTCGACGCGCCGCCTCGACGTCGATACCAAATGGCTCCTGGAGCACGGCAGCCAGGCGGCCAAGGATTCCTTGACTATGGCGGAATACAATCGAGTGCGAAACCATTTGGAAGACAAATATCTCAAGGTCCGGGAGCCGGCGGGAAAATTTGCCGAGCAAATCCTGAAATAG
- a CDS encoding extracellular solute-binding protein — MLSSIRIARGFTRAALAAIFLFALTGAALAQTDWRKDWEKTLQEAKKEGKMVAGIPARAELRKELEAVFKPKFGIDMDLSVARGPQNASRIAAEAKAGVKYFDVFIGGSGTFEALAEEGIVEPLMPNLILPEVREAKNWWGGHIWEDNLKTNRFLYSFIADAGTGGYWHNTDVVKPGEIRSLDDLLNPKWKGKIGFLDPRTPGSGQSVWSFFWDIKGEGWLKKLVQQDLFVSRDQRQLGDALAKGKLAVALGVSFYTLEGFITANLPIKELPPLKEGAPSSNGSGVIGIVKGPPHPNAAKLFVNWLLSKEGQELYVKVMHQTTRRLDVDTRWLQEHGVQAAKDVLTLEEYHKVRNHLEDKYMKVRLPSAKFAEQILK, encoded by the coding sequence ATGCTGTCTTCGATCCGAATCGCGCGCGGTTTCACTCGGGCGGCTCTCGCGGCGATATTTCTCTTCGCGTTGACCGGCGCGGCGCTCGCGCAGACCGACTGGAGGAAGGACTGGGAAAAGACGCTGCAGGAAGCCAAAAAAGAGGGAAAGATGGTCGCGGGGATTCCCGCGCGAGCGGAACTCCGAAAGGAATTGGAAGCGGTCTTCAAACCGAAGTTCGGCATCGATATGGATCTTTCCGTGGCGCGAGGCCCGCAAAACGCCAGCCGGATCGCCGCCGAGGCCAAAGCGGGAGTGAAATATTTCGACGTCTTCATCGGCGGCTCGGGCACCTTCGAGGCGCTCGCCGAGGAAGGCATCGTCGAGCCGCTGATGCCGAATCTGATCCTGCCCGAAGTAAGGGAAGCGAAGAACTGGTGGGGAGGACACATTTGGGAAGATAATCTCAAGACGAACCGCTTCCTCTACTCTTTCATCGCGGACGCCGGCACCGGCGGCTATTGGCACAACACCGACGTGGTCAAGCCGGGGGAAATTCGCTCGCTGGACGACTTGCTGAATCCCAAGTGGAAGGGCAAGATCGGCTTTCTCGATCCGAGGACTCCGGGCTCAGGCCAATCGGTCTGGTCTTTTTTTTGGGACATTAAAGGGGAGGGCTGGCTTAAGAAGCTCGTGCAACAGGATCTTTTTGTCAGCAGGGACCAGCGCCAGCTAGGCGACGCCCTGGCGAAAGGCAAACTTGCCGTCGCGCTCGGAGTCAGCTTTTATACGCTCGAAGGCTTCATCACCGCCAACCTGCCGATCAAGGAGCTTCCACCGCTCAAAGAAGGAGCGCCCTCGAGCAACGGCTCGGGCGTGATCGGTATCGTCAAAGGCCCGCCCCATCCGAACGCGGCGAAGCTCTTCGTCAACTGGCTGCTGTCGAAAGAAGGCCAGGAGCTATACGTGAAGGTTATGCATCAAACGACCCGCCGCCTCGACGTGGACACCAGATGGCTCCAGGAGCACGGGGTTCAGGCGGCGAAAGATGTTCTGACGCTGGAAGAATACCACAAGGTCAGAAACCATCTCGAAGACAAGTACATGAAGGTCCGGCTTCCATCGGCCAAATTCGCCGAGCAGATACTGAAGTAG
- a CDS encoding class II aldolase/adducin family protein, which produces MQKSRQRGTAKGKSAGKLAEKELKIAAEILEWEIGDIWGHVGVRLPEKDGIAVQMFRRPEEAGTKDWLVRFDYSLNKLSGVGTIPRESTIYTEIFKARPDVNAIVHSHAPMCVALSLADKTVACVHMQSYRFESGVPIYPRPIYILDEAEGADLARALDKASAVLIKGHGIVTVGKTIDEASMAALYMERTAKIQAVAHLLGFAGPTEEFYNELSASKDKLFAQPRTGMSHSAEWNYYADKIKKKEKWTRGWT; this is translated from the coding sequence ATGCAAAAGAGCAGACAACGGGGCACGGCCAAAGGAAAATCCGCCGGCAAGCTCGCCGAGAAAGAGCTTAAGATCGCGGCCGAGATTTTGGAGTGGGAGATCGGCGATATCTGGGGGCACGTCGGCGTCCGCCTGCCGGAAAAGGACGGCATCGCCGTGCAAATGTTCCGCCGGCCCGAAGAAGCGGGAACGAAGGACTGGCTCGTGCGCTTCGACTATTCGCTCAACAAGCTCTCGGGCGTGGGCACGATCCCGCGCGAATCGACGATCTACACGGAGATCTTCAAGGCGCGCCCGGACGTGAACGCAATCGTTCACTCGCATGCGCCGATGTGCGTGGCGCTGAGCCTGGCGGACAAAACGGTGGCGTGCGTGCACATGCAATCGTATCGCTTCGAAAGCGGCGTGCCGATCTATCCCCGGCCCATCTATATTCTCGACGAAGCCGAGGGCGCGGACCTGGCGCGCGCGCTAGATAAAGCTTCGGCGGTCTTGATCAAGGGGCACGGTATCGTCACGGTCGGGAAAACGATCGACGAGGCGTCCATGGCCGCGCTCTACATGGAGCGGACGGCGAAGATTCAAGCCGTCGCCCATCTGCTCGGCTTCGCCGGACCGACGGAAGAATTCTACAACGAGCTCAGCGCCAGCAAGGACAAGCTCTTCGCCCAACCCAGAACCGGGATGTCCCACTCGGCCGAGTGGAACTACTATGCGGATAAAATAAAGAAAAAGGAAAAGTGGACGCGAGGCTGGACGTAA